A window of the Brumimicrobium sp. genome harbors these coding sequences:
- a CDS encoding M43 family zinc metalloprotease — MKLKQNYLLSIALGLLMLTATSISFSQQAISSQRQQVKVNQSVQSLQTKQYSDPNTHIHHDGTPCATDGIMDKYLTANGLKEQFQAAYQQGVQEAMANQGVEDKVQYTIPVIFHVVYKTAAQNVTNAQIMAVFNKLNQDYQLQNADASNARGSYGFVPANVDVNFCLAQRDPLGNPLSEPGVHRVSTTVNYFNPNTNENDMKYTATGGTPSWDRTKYLNVWIANISNGAGYGIAGYAYLATTSSLPPAAIDGIVIDYDMGMYVPGRVLTHEVGHYLGLPHTWGNYDGQGCSNGNDGLADTPKTAGPSFNYSGSCSGNQQTCSGTQTQYENFMDYSNCTVMFTANQATLMRSVLASSRLSLASSNACTPVNPVPPVADFTANITTVVSGGTVNFTDLSTNYPTSWSWSISPATGWSYTGGTSSTSQNPKVQFNNVGQYTIALTATNGSGNNTKTKNNYINVIASGGGSTACDTLRNYTAAEFNNSSYYSITNEIGYYPGNATLNNGAIKISRVAEKYTATTSSQLRAVRLAVMKAADMGAANDISFKVYQDNAGYPGTAIATVTKPISSLDPLYWNIIEFPTTPTVSGDFWIGMEWSTAAPFDTLAFLTTDFSARPSGNATTACYLGSSYGWKRTDEIFNGGSNVSMIMDALLSNGPAPVASMTITPTQTCLNTLVNANGFASTNTTDYEWRFISGSNTYYGDGGDLYFDNLPVGTWTVELHAHGSCLEDVKTGTLIIKPKITRTVNKTDAHCDQTDGSITVTNIAGSNGGPYSVSINNGATFVNTAPYNFTNLSAGTYITIVKDNYCADTSNVVIANLNSFNPTVSPGTAVTITSGDNVTLTANGGTTWEWYEQGQTNPFSTSSSVNVSPTVTTTYIVYIVDANGCEKTLTIVVTVNPTSSIAIESDGQNITIYPNPSTGIFKLNGKFANDQNLTVQVYNLIGEIIISEKYNQTKKLETQLDLSRKDSGAYIVRVSGEFGTYTQRIVVVK, encoded by the coding sequence ATGAAACTAAAACAGAACTATTTACTTAGTATAGCGCTAGGTTTATTGATGTTAACTGCAACATCTATTAGCTTTTCACAACAAGCAATTTCTTCTCAAAGACAGCAAGTAAAAGTGAATCAATCTGTCCAGTCGCTTCAGACGAAACAGTATAGCGATCCCAACACTCACATACATCATGATGGCACCCCATGTGCTACAGATGGAATTATGGATAAATACTTAACTGCTAATGGACTCAAGGAGCAATTCCAAGCTGCTTATCAACAAGGAGTTCAAGAAGCTATGGCAAATCAGGGAGTAGAAGATAAGGTACAATATACGATACCAGTGATTTTTCATGTGGTTTATAAAACAGCAGCACAAAATGTAACTAATGCACAAATCATGGCTGTATTTAATAAACTAAATCAAGATTATCAATTACAAAATGCAGATGCATCTAATGCTCGTGGTAGCTATGGATTTGTGCCGGCTAATGTTGATGTTAATTTTTGTTTAGCACAACGCGATCCATTGGGTAATCCATTATCAGAACCTGGAGTTCATAGAGTTTCAACGACTGTAAATTATTTCAACCCGAACACGAATGAAAATGACATGAAATATACAGCTACTGGTGGTACTCCTTCTTGGGATAGAACAAAATATTTGAACGTCTGGATTGCTAATATTTCTAATGGAGCAGGATATGGAATCGCAGGTTATGCCTATTTAGCTACTACAAGTTCCTTACCACCAGCTGCTATTGATGGAATTGTGATAGATTATGATATGGGGATGTATGTTCCCGGTCGTGTATTAACCCATGAGGTTGGTCACTATTTAGGGCTACCTCACACATGGGGAAATTATGATGGGCAAGGTTGTAGTAATGGTAATGATGGATTAGCCGATACACCAAAAACAGCTGGACCATCTTTCAATTACTCCGGTTCATGCTCAGGAAATCAACAAACTTGTTCAGGAACACAAACTCAATATGAAAACTTCATGGATTATAGCAACTGTACAGTTATGTTTACAGCAAATCAAGCTACCTTGATGAGAAGTGTTCTAGCTAGTTCAAGATTATCTTTAGCAAGTAGTAATGCATGTACTCCAGTGAATCCAGTGCCACCAGTGGCAGATTTTACTGCAAATATAACAACAGTAGTAAGTGGAGGTACTGTTAATTTCACTGATTTAAGTACAAACTATCCTACATCATGGTCATGGAGTATTTCACCTGCTACAGGATGGAGTTATACGGGTGGTACATCATCAACATCTCAAAACCCTAAAGTACAGTTTAATAATGTTGGACAATACACAATTGCATTAACCGCTACTAACGGTTCAGGAAATAACACAAAGACAAAAAACAATTATATTAATGTTATTGCTTCAGGAGGTGGTTCTACTGCTTGTGACACTTTGAGAAATTATACGGCAGCTGAATTTAATAATTCTTCTTATTACAGCATAACTAATGAGATTGGCTATTATCCTGGTAATGCAACTTTAAATAATGGTGCTATTAAAATTTCAAGAGTTGCTGAAAAGTATACAGCTACCACATCTTCTCAATTAAGGGCGGTAAGATTGGCTGTAATGAAAGCAGCTGATATGGGTGCAGCTAATGATATTTCATTTAAAGTGTATCAAGATAATGCTGGATATCCAGGTACCGCAATAGCTACTGTAACTAAGCCAATTTCTTCTCTGGATCCTCTATATTGGAATATCATTGAATTTCCAACTACACCTACAGTAAGTGGAGATTTCTGGATTGGCATGGAGTGGAGTACAGCAGCTCCTTTTGACACATTAGCATTCTTAACAACTGATTTTAGTGCAAGACCTTCAGGGAATGCTACTACAGCATGTTATTTAGGCTCTTCTTATGGGTGGAAAAGAACAGATGAAATTTTCAATGGTGGTTCCAATGTTTCTATGATCATGGATGCTTTACTATCAAACGGGCCAGCACCAGTGGCTAGTATGACTATCACGCCGACACAAACTTGTCTGAATACTCTAGTAAATGCAAATGGTTTCGCCTCAACTAATACAACAGATTATGAGTGGCGTTTTATTTCAGGAAGTAATACTTATTATGGGGATGGAGGAGATTTGTATTTTGATAATTTACCTGTAGGAACATGGACTGTAGAGTTACACGCTCATGGTTCTTGTTTGGAAGATGTTAAAACTGGTACATTAATAATTAAACCTAAAATTACGCGTACAGTAAATAAAACGGATGCACATTGTGATCAAACTGATGGTTCTATAACAGTAACAAATATTGCTGGTAGTAATGGAGGTCCTTATAGTGTAAGTATTAATAATGGAGCTACTTTTGTTAATACAGCTCCTTATAACTTCACCAATTTATCAGCAGGAACCTATATTACTATTGTAAAGGATAATTATTGTGCTGATACTTCTAATGTGGTTATTGCTAATTTAAATAGCTTTAATCCAACAGTTTCTCCTGGAACGGCTGTTACAATAACTTCTGGTGATAATGTAACCTTAACAGCAAATGGTGGTACAACTTGGGAATGGTATGAACAAGGACAAACAAACCCATTCTCTACAAGTTCATCTGTAAACGTTTCACCTACTGTGACAACTACCTATATTGTTTATATTGTGGATGCAAATGGTTGCGAGAAAACTCTAACTATAGTAGTTACGGTTAACCCTACTTCAAGTATTGCTATAGAGAGTGATGGACAAAACATTACCATCTATCCAAATCCTTCAACAGGTATTTTTAAATTAAATGGTAAGTTTGCTAATGATCAAAATCTAACCGTTCAAGTTTATAACCTAATAGGAGAGATTATTATTTCTGAGAAGTATAATCAAACTAAGAAATTAGAAACACAACTAGATTTGTCAAGAAAAGATAGTGGAGCATATATAGTTCGCGTTTCAGGTGAGTTTGGAACATATACACAACGAATTGTAGTAGTGAAATAA
- a CDS encoding TIGR02757 family protein yields the protein MIYRELEELFEVKFKQYNTPDFIQNDPISIPHQFSIQQDIEVIGFITAIIAWGKRAMIISNAEKLIQLMDYQPYNFILNYQGQFKGTKAFKHRTLNSDDLDFICRSLQRCYSLHNSLEAWFYLTKNQKGIKQRIINFRNEFLVIEHSSRSEKHIANPEKGSAAKRINMFLRWMVRKDTNGVDFGLWDSIQMSELYIPLDVHTGNTARKLGLLHRKQNDWKALEEIMTHLQKLDPKDPSKYDFALFGLGINKEV from the coding sequence ATGATTTACAGAGAATTAGAAGAGTTGTTTGAAGTAAAATTCAAGCAATATAATACCCCTGATTTTATTCAAAACGATCCTATTTCTATTCCGCACCAATTCTCTATTCAACAAGATATTGAGGTTATAGGTTTTATTACTGCTATTATTGCTTGGGGGAAAAGAGCTATGATCATCTCTAATGCTGAAAAATTAATTCAATTAATGGATTATCAACCCTATAACTTTATATTAAACTACCAAGGGCAATTTAAAGGCACTAAAGCCTTTAAGCACAGAACGCTAAATAGTGATGATTTAGATTTTATCTGCCGTTCTCTGCAGAGATGTTATTCTTTACATAATAGTCTGGAAGCATGGTTCTATCTCACCAAGAATCAGAAGGGAATCAAACAAAGAATCATTAATTTTAGAAATGAATTTTTAGTTATAGAACATAGTTCTCGCAGCGAAAAACATATAGCTAATCCCGAGAAAGGCTCTGCTGCAAAACGTATTAATATGTTTCTTAGATGGATGGTAAGAAAAGATACTAATGGAGTTGACTTTGGATTATGGGATTCTATACAAATGTCTGAACTCTATATTCCATTAGATGTACATACAGGAAATACAGCTCGTAAATTAGGCTTACTCCATCGTAAACAAAATGATTGGAAAGCTTTAGAAGAAATCATGACACATCTACAAAAATTAGATCCCAAAGATCCAAGTAAATATGATTTTGCTTTATTTGGCTTAGGTATAAATAAAGAAGTATAG
- a CDS encoding ABC transporter ATP-binding protein produces the protein MIEVKNIVKTYEKVKVLQGIDLNVKKSELISIVGASGAGKSTLLHILGTLDKPDSGEYLIDGVNPFLLSQKQLAKFRNESIGFVFQFHQLLPEFTALENAILPALIKGEDKAKAEIKAKELFSFLNLSNRDEHKPSALSGGEQQRVAVARALINNPKIILADEPSGNLDTKNAEELHQLFFKLRESFGQTFIIVTHNSHLADISDRKLEMADGKFI, from the coding sequence ATGATTGAGGTCAAAAATATTGTTAAAACTTATGAAAAGGTTAAGGTTTTACAGGGAATTGATTTGAATGTTAAAAAAAGTGAATTAATTTCTATTGTAGGAGCTTCCGGTGCTGGAAAATCAACTCTTCTTCATATTCTGGGTACTCTTGACAAGCCAGATTCAGGTGAGTATTTAATTGATGGTGTAAATCCTTTCTTATTAAGTCAAAAACAACTTGCTAAATTTAGAAACGAATCTATTGGGTTTGTGTTTCAATTCCATCAGTTACTTCCAGAATTTACTGCACTCGAAAATGCAATATTACCTGCCCTAATAAAAGGTGAAGATAAAGCGAAAGCAGAAATAAAAGCTAAGGAGTTATTTAGCTTCCTCAATCTGTCTAATCGCGATGAACATAAGCCTTCTGCCCTATCGGGTGGTGAACAACAACGTGTGGCGGTAGCAAGAGCGCTTATCAATAATCCTAAAATTATTTTAGCAGATGAACCATCTGGAAATTTAGATACAAAAAATGCAGAAGAATTGCATCAACTATTCTTTAAATTACGTGAATCTTTTGGTCAAACTTTTATTATAGTAACCCACAACTCTCATTTAGCTGATATTTCAGATAGAAAACTCGAAATGGCTGATGGTAAATTTATATAA
- a CDS encoding Smr/MutS family protein, producing MRFSIGEKVSYLHDSGYGIVKSCRGNFVMVEDISSKFVMEYAENELVKIQGDMKSISQFSAIDAYNITKETTFQTNENHIRKGKEYWEIDLHTHSFMESERGMDSGELLQRQLIEFKTFFQAARQKLIRKLIVIHGVGKGTLKNEIREFLKGQENLEFYDADFREYGKGATEIRMYYKI from the coding sequence ATGCGTTTCAGCATAGGTGAAAAAGTCTCTTATTTGCATGATAGTGGCTATGGGATAGTGAAATCCTGTAGAGGTAATTTTGTAATGGTAGAAGATATTTCTTCTAAATTTGTTATGGAATATGCAGAAAATGAGTTGGTTAAAATTCAAGGAGATATGAAATCTATATCCCAATTTAGCGCTATAGATGCATATAATATTACAAAAGAGACTACGTTTCAAACAAATGAGAATCATATTCGAAAAGGGAAGGAGTATTGGGAAATAGATTTACACACACATTCTTTTATGGAATCAGAAAGGGGAATGGATAGTGGTGAATTACTTCAAAGGCAATTAATCGAATTTAAAACCTTCTTTCAAGCGGCTCGTCAAAAACTAATTCGTAAGTTGATTGTTATTCATGGAGTAGGGAAGGGGACACTTAAAAATGAAATCAGAGAATTCCTAAAGGGTCAAGAGAATTTGGAATTTTATGATGCTGATTTTAGAGAATATGGGAAAGGAGCAACGGAAATTAGAATGTATTATAAAATATAA
- a CDS encoding glutathione peroxidase — MKQALFLMVFILTNLVMAQEKTIYDFTVETIDGQKISLSEFKGKKIMIVNTASKCGFTPQFEQLEAIYQQYKDKNFIILGFPTNDFLSQDPGSNEEIYAFCTKNYGVSFPMMAKITVKGKGMEPLYKYLTTGALNGYKDSKVSWNFQKFLIGTTGKLERIYEPKVVPNDPQIIEWIEN; from the coding sequence ATGAAGCAAGCACTTTTTTTAATGGTATTTATCTTAACTAATTTGGTTATGGCACAGGAAAAAACAATTTATGATTTTACGGTAGAAACAATAGACGGTCAAAAGATAAGTCTTTCAGAGTTTAAAGGAAAAAAAATAATGATTGTAAACACGGCATCTAAATGTGGATTTACGCCTCAGTTCGAACAATTAGAGGCTATTTATCAGCAATATAAAGATAAAAATTTCATTATTTTAGGGTTTCCGACTAATGATTTTTTGAGTCAAGATCCAGGATCTAATGAAGAGATTTATGCTTTTTGTACAAAAAATTATGGAGTGAGTTTCCCTATGATGGCAAAGATTACAGTTAAAGGTAAAGGCATGGAACCTCTGTACAAATATTTAACTACTGGAGCGCTTAATGGGTATAAGGATAGTAAAGTATCTTGGAATTTCCAAAAATTTTTAATTGGAACAACTGGAAAACTAGAACGTATCTATGAACCAAAGGTGGTTCCAAATGATCCTCAAATCATTGAGTGGATAGAGAATTAA
- a CDS encoding DUF456 domain-containing protein, protein MTIFILITLGFVLCIIGILGSIIPVLPGLPASWLGLLLLYLIPGVPFDYLFLGITFVITLIMFVLSFTIPAKGAKKYGGSKYGAYGSTIGVVFGIFFSPIGIFIGPFIGAFLGEYIFNGSTTRHSLRAAFGSFLGFLKSTFMNILISLVFFGIFIYKAIVILY, encoded by the coding sequence ATGACTATTTTCATATTAATTACCTTAGGTTTTGTACTTTGTATTATTGGAATTCTAGGTAGTATTATTCCGGTTTTACCAGGTTTACCAGCAAGTTGGTTGGGTTTATTATTACTTTATTTAATACCTGGAGTTCCTTTTGATTATCTATTTCTAGGAATAACGTTTGTCATCACATTAATAATGTTTGTGCTTAGTTTCACCATTCCAGCTAAAGGAGCAAAGAAATATGGAGGTAGTAAATATGGAGCTTATGGATCAACTATTGGGGTGGTTTTTGGGATTTTCTTTTCACCCATAGGAATTTTTATAGGACCATTTATAGGAGCATTCCTTGGTGAATATATTTTTAATGGCTCAACAACACGACATTCTTTACGTGCTGCATTTGGTTCTTTCTTAGGTTTTCTGAAAAGTACTTTTATGAATATTCTTATAAGCCTTGTTTTCTTTGGTATATTTATCTATAAAGCAATAGTAATTTTATATTAA
- a CDS encoding cupin domain-containing protein gives MKTFSFYLFLIVSTVAFSQDKISLNTIGQDIEYENIHSQTLFENEYASYYYIWIKQSVASHKHVNHTESISVIDGEGVMTIDGKNFHIQKGDFFVIPKNTFHSLKVTSSDPIKVISIQTPKFNAEDRVFENKK, from the coding sequence ATGAAAACCTTTTCTTTTTATCTGTTTTTAATCGTTTCAACTGTAGCATTCTCTCAGGATAAAATTAGCCTAAATACTATTGGTCAAGATATAGAATATGAGAATATACACTCTCAAACTCTCTTTGAGAATGAATATGCTTCATACTATTATATCTGGATTAAACAATCTGTAGCTTCCCATAAACATGTGAATCATACTGAAAGTATTTCTGTTATTGACGGGGAAGGAGTGATGACTATTGATGGAAAAAATTTCCATATTCAAAAAGGAGATTTTTTTGTTATACCTAAAAATACATTCCATTCTTTGAAAGTCACTTCTTCTGATCCTATTAAAGTTATTTCTATTCAAACACCTAAATTTAACGCTGAAGATAGAGTTTTTGAGAATAAAAAATAA